A segment of the Fusobacterium ulcerans genome:
ATATCATAAACATGAAAATGGAAGTGAAATGATATATATTTTACAAGGAAAAGGAAAAGCTTTATATGATGACAGAGAAGAGGAACTTTATGCAGGAGGTTGTCATTATTGCCCAAAAGGGCATTCTCACAGTGTTATAAATAATAGCGATGAAGATTTGATTTTCTTTGCAGTGGTGCCGCAGCAATAATTTAGGTATGAAAAAGAGCAGCTATAATCAGCTGCTCTAATATTTTATTCTTTAAAAATTTCTTTTAACGAGCCTCTGAGCATCTTCTTTAGATCAAATCTTTCTGCTTTTAACTTCATTTCCAAAAGAGTGAAAGCTGCTAAAGGATCTAGCATATCTCCACAGGTAAATAAATCAACAGCAGCATATTTATATTCTGGCCATGTATGAATAGTTAAGTGAGATTCCTCAATAACAATTACCCCGCTGACACCCCATGGGTTAAATGTGTGAAATACACTTTTTACTATTGTAGCTTTGGCGGCTTCAGCAGCTTCTATCATATATTTTTCAATTAATAATGTATTTTTTAATGTCTCAACATCACAGTCATAATATTCGACTAAGAGATGTTTTCCTAATTGGTTTAATTTAAACATAATTCTCCTTAATTTTAAATAGTTATATTTTTTCTTTGAAGTAAATCAAATATTTTATTATTACATTTGCAACATCCTGTATTTTTTAGAATTTCAATATTTTTTATTTTTTCAGAATTACCTATCTTTGTTATTTTCCCACATTTTT
Coding sequences within it:
- the speD gene encoding adenosylmethionine decarboxylase; this encodes MFKLNQLGKHLLVEYYDCDVETLKNTLLIEKYMIEAAEAAKATIVKSVFHTFNPWGVSGVIVIEESHLTIHTWPEYKYAAVDLFTCGDMLDPLAAFTLLEMKLKAERFDLKKMLRGSLKEIFKE
- a CDS encoding cupin domain-containing protein, with protein sequence MLIKFDEMEITMLEKFYGGEKSVEARMFVDERNRIMYSKLEPGASIGYHKHENGSEMIYILQGKGKALYDDREEELYAGGCHYCPKGHSHSVINNSDEDLIFFAVVPQQ